A window of the Kosakonia radicincitans DSM 16656 genome harbors these coding sequences:
- a CDS encoding helix-turn-helix transcriptional regulator produces MPDNKNIDITFSVFKHYDALLQITSAQPVDLIILDLSTWFTIISNTSQSLRQTTDDALASGCKVLLILLEADAHIIDQLVKMNVDAIISMSDSSAELKRVIEHVLNPEIQQKYISAYITQQLYSGKYERLSKKEWEVIKMFSEGYSLLEIAEKRCRAISTVATQKMNAMKKLNLRNNGELIKYFYIHSLL; encoded by the coding sequence GTGCCTGACAATAAGAATATTGACATTACGTTTAGCGTATTTAAGCATTACGATGCGCTTTTGCAAATCACCAGCGCGCAGCCTGTTGATCTCATTATTCTCGACCTCAGTACATGGTTTACAATCATCAGCAATACAAGTCAGAGTTTACGGCAAACAACAGACGATGCGCTTGCCTCTGGCTGCAAGGTCCTGTTGATTCTGCTGGAAGCCGATGCGCATATCATTGACCAACTGGTAAAGATGAATGTTGATGCAATTATTAGCATGAGCGATAGTTCGGCTGAACTAAAACGGGTAATTGAGCACGTATTAAATCCGGAAATACAGCAGAAATATATTTCAGCGTATATTACGCAGCAATTGTATAGCGGTAAATATGAGAGGTTGTCAAAGAAAGAGTGGGAAGTGATAAAAATGTTCTCTGAGGGATACAGCCTACTTGAGATTGCCGAAAAGCGTTGTCGGGCGATAAGTACCGTAGCTACCCAAAAAATGAATGCAATGAAAAAACTGAATTTGCGTAATAATGGCGAACTAATTAAATATTTTTATATTCACAGCCTGCTTTGA
- the erpA gene encoding iron-sulfur cluster insertion protein ErpA, translated as MSDDVALPLEFTDAAANKVKNLIADEDNPNLKLRVYITGGGCSGFQYGFTFDDQINDGDMTIEKQGVGLVVDPMSLQYLVGGSVDYTEGLEGSRFVVTNPNATSTCGCGSSFSI; from the coding sequence ATGAGTGATGACGTAGCGCTGCCGCTGGAGTTTACCGACGCAGCAGCCAACAAAGTAAAGAACCTGATTGCGGACGAAGATAACCCGAATCTGAAGCTGCGTGTCTACATCACCGGTGGTGGTTGCAGCGGCTTCCAGTACGGTTTTACCTTTGACGATCAAATCAACGATGGTGATATGACCATTGAGAAACAGGGCGTTGGCCTGGTGGTTGATCCGATGAGCCTGCAATATCTGGTAGGCGGCTCGGTAGATTATACCGAAGGCCTGGAAGGTTCCCGCTTCGTGGTAACTAACCCGAATGCGACCAGCACCTGCGGTTGTGGTTCCTCTTTCAGCATCTGA